The Anomaloglossus baeobatrachus isolate aAnoBae1 chromosome 4, aAnoBae1.hap1, whole genome shotgun sequence genome contains the following window.
CCCAGTATGCGTCCTCTGGTGTTTCACCATAGCAGATTTTTTTGTATATCTATTTCCACAAGTCATGCATACAAATGGTTTCTCTCCAGTGTGTACTCGTTGGTGTATCACAAGCGTTGAGCTATCAGTAAAGCTCTTTCCACATTCCTGGCAAACAAATGGCCGTTCTCCAGTGTGAGCTCTCTGGTGCACAATAAGATGAGAGTTACAAGAATATGTCTTTCCACACTCTTTACATGCATagggcttctctccagtgtgactTCTACGATGGACTACTAAGGTGGAGTTTTCGGTGAACCTCTTCCCACATTCGGTGCACTCAAATGACTTTTCCCCTGTGTGGATCCTTTGATGTTTAACCAAATTTGACCGGTCTGTAAAACTTTTCCCACACTCGATGCAAGTAAATGACTTTTCACGGGTGTGAATTCTATGGTGCTTTACTAAATTTGACCGATCAGTAAAACATTTCCCGCAAACTGTGCACGAGAAAGGCTTCTCTcccgtgtgaattctctcatgtttcacAAGGGAAGGCCGGTCCGTGAAACATTTTTCACAATACGAACAAGAATACGGTCTTACACCCGCATGAATTCTTTGGTGAATGACAAGGTGCGAGTTATAGGAGAAAGTCTTTCCGCAAACTGTGCAAGCATGGGATTTTTGACCCCTATGAGTCTTTTGGTGCTTCACAAAAAGTGCACTGTCTGTAAAACTCTTCCCACAATCTATACAAAGGTATGTGGTCATTTCCAGCACATCTCCAGTTTGGGGATCTATGGAGTTGAAAATGTTGTAGCAGTTGTCTACCATTCTGGTGTAAGTCATGTCAGGGTGGGCTTGAATGTTGCTAACATACTTTTCCGCTGGCCTCTTGTCTGCTTCTTGATTTGACGTGGCGCATGGTTTTCGCAGTTTACTTATCATTACTATTTCTGTATAAAACAAAAGCAGAAAACCATAAAGCTGAAAT
Protein-coding sequences here:
- the LOC142304218 gene encoding uncharacterized protein LOC142304218 is translated as MYYEAESSSRSERLNTTGSDDDDSSKEIVMISKLRKPCATSNQEADKRPAEKYVSNIQAHPDMTYTRMVDNCYNIFNSIDPQTGDVLEMTTYLCIDCGKSFTDSALFVKHQKTHRGQKSHACTVCGKTFSYNSHLVIHQRIHAGVRPYSCSYCEKCFTDRPSLVKHERIHTGEKPFSCTVCGKCFTDRSNLVKHHRIHTREKSFTCIECGKSFTDRSNLVKHQRIHTGEKSFECTECGKRFTENSTLVVHRRSHTGEKPYACKECGKTYSCNSHLIVHQRAHTGERPFVCQECGKSFTDSSTLVIHQRVHTGEKPFVCMTCGNRYTKKSAMVKHQRTHTGDKPFACSQCGKSFIDSSSLVKHQRTHTGEKPFACILCGRNFAARSTLVNHQRTHTGEKPYTCTVCGKCFSCNSHLIVHQRFHSGEKPFSCTECDKSFTDSSTLVKHQRIHTGERPYVCNYCGKSFIDNSTLIKHQRIHTGERPYSCKVCEKCFSDSSTLVKHQRIHTGEKPYTCKDCGRSFTDCSTLIKHQRIHRRGDQPALIIDLRGSETATVNLE